The DNA sequence CAGGATTCTCTGCTCTCAGCTTCGTCACCGGCGCAAAAGAGTGCGTAGAGTTCCGTCAGGATCGGCAGCACGCGCTCGGACGTGATGCGGTAGAATATCGTCGTTTTCTCCCGCCGTGTTCCGACCAGGCCTTCGTCGCGCAGCGTGGCCAGATGGCGGGACAAATTCGACTGTGTCAGTCCGAGGCGTTCGCCCAGATCGGTTACCGACAACTCCCCGCCGAGCAGGCTGCACAGGATCATCAGACGGTGCCGGCTCGCAAGCGAACGGAGGAACGCTTCCGCTTCGCCGGCCTTTTCCTCCAGAAGCTCCGGAGACATTTTAACGAGGGAAGGTGGCACAGTTGCTCCAAACATCTTATATGTAGCATATATGATGGAGTGGTGTTCGATCAAGCGCCAGCTAGGAGGTTCCCCCCGTGAGCTACTATTTCGCCAAGCCATCGAGGCTCCTTCGAAGCGCCGGAGTGCGAGGTAACCCCATGCTGATCGACCAGGCTGTCCGTATCGCTTCCGAGCTGCGCTGCACGCTGGGACAGATTTAGATGCTCGATCGACGTTCGCTGTTGGCTGGCGGAGCGGCATTGTTCGCAACCACCGCTTGCTCGCGCTCCACGCCGGGCCTCGGCGGGGGAGGTGCAAACCCGCTTCCGATGCCGCCGCTGTTGGACGCACGGCCTGGCCGCTCATTCGCGCTACGGGTCCAGTCCGGAACGACTTCATTTTATCCAGGCCGGCCGAGTGACACGCTCGGGTATAATGGCAGCTATCTCGGACCGACGATCAGGGTGCGCCGTGGCGACGACGTGGCGGCTGTCGTGACCAACGGGCTCAACGCGGACACGACTGTGCATTGGCACGGGCTTCTGATCCCCGGAGAGCTGGATGGCGGCCCCCATCAGATCATCGCGCCGGGCGCGACCTGGCGGCCCACGCTCCCGATCCGGCAGCCCGCAGCGACCCTCCTTTATCACTCACACGTCCATGGGTTGACGGCCGAGCAAGTCTATTCGGGCCTGGCTGGGGCGTTGCTGGTAACCGACGACGAAGAGCAGGGCCTGGGGCTCCCGTCAGAATATGGCGTGGACGATCTGCCCCTGCTCATCCAGGATCGCCAGTTCGAAAATGGTCGCCTTGTCATGCCAGGCGGCATGATGGTCGCCATGCAGGGCCGGCGCGGCGACACGATCCTTGTGAACGGCGCGGTGAATCCGCTGGCGGCGGTGCCAAATCGGTTGGTTCGCCTGCGGCTCGTCAACGCATCGAACGCGCGGATTTATGAGCTGTCGTTTTCCGATCGGCGGAGCTTTCACTGGATCGGAACCGAAGGGGGGCTGCTCGAACACGCAGTGGCATTGGAAGCCATAACCTTGGCGCCGGGCCAACGTGCCGAGCTTCTCGTGGACTTCACGGACGGTAGGTCCGCCTCGCTGGTGACGGCGGCTGATACCAACAGCTCGATGATGGGCGGCATGGGTATGATGGGGCGTGGCGCCCGAAGGACCGATGCCGCGGCACCAGCGACCGTGCTGCGGTTTGAACCACGGCCGTTGGGACAGGCTCGTGCCAGCGGCGTCGTGCCGACCCTTCTGGCATCACGAACTGGGCCCGACGCCAGCAAGGCGGTGCGCCGTCGCCGTCTGAGCCTCAACATGGGCATGGGCGGCATGATGGGCTCAGGAAGCGGCGGTGGCGGCCTTACGATCAATGGCAAGCCATTCGACATGAATCGCATCGATGAGACGGTGAAGCTAGGCTCCACCGAAATATGGGAGGTGTCTGGCGAAATGATGCGCCACCCGATCCATATTCACGGCGTCCACTTTGATGTTCTCACCCGCGGTGGCGGGCAGCCCGATGTTCTCGACCAGGGGCCGCGCGACACGGTCCTCGTCAAGGAACCGGTGGAGCTTCTCATCCGATTTGATCAGCCGGCCAAGAGCGCTCCCTTCATGTATCACTGCCATATCCTTGAACATGAGGATAATGGAATGATGGGCCAGTTCAGTGTTGCGTAGGCGTAGGCTCCCACTTCTGGAGAGTTTATGCAGCGCCTACCGTCCAACAGGAGAGCAAGGTTGCCAAAAAGAGCTTTCGCCACATTTCTGCTCGCGGCAACGATGCTGACCGGCGGCACCTCGCTAGCTGCACAGGATAATCTGGTTTATCCCGTAATACCGGGATTTGGCGGGATCGTGGCCGTGCCCAGTGCTGCCGAGCGGCCCGATCCCAAGCTTCGCTACCGCGTCTTGTTCAATGTCACCAAGGCCGCAAGCTCTCCCGACAAAGTGAATCCCAGCCTTGAGAAGGTCGCGCGCTTCGTGAACCTGCTAGGCGCGGACAAGGTCCATCCGGCTGGTGACATCGCCGTCATCATTCATGGTCCCGCGACCCCGCTCGTCCTGCAGAACGCGCCATATGCGGCGCGTATGAAGGTAGCGGCCAACCCGAACGCTGCGCTGATTGCCGCTCTCCAGAAAGCCGGTGTTTCAATCCGCGTTTGCAGTCAGGCCATGGTCGGAAATGAGATCATGCCGAACCAAGTGGCTTCGGGCGTTGAGATCGATGATTCGGCGCTTACAACCTTGGCGAATCTACAAATCCGGGGTTACGCGCTCATCCCGGATTGAAAGGTGCGATACCCCCTCACCCGCAGCAGCCCGCCACGGTCCCGTTCGCCTTCGCCTCCTGAATCGGAGGGCATGGGACATCGCCGAACGAGCAGAACACGCAGCAGTCGCCGGCCAGGGGCCGCAGCACCGCCGCGCAATGTCGGCAATCATAGAAGAACTGGCAGGCGTTGGTGGGCATCGTCTCGGTCGCGACACCGCCGCACTCGGGACAGGTCAGCGTGGAGGTGAGCTGCATCAGGAAAGCGCCTTTATAAGCGGCGCTTCAATGCGATCCCATATCAGCGCGGTCAGCGTCAGGGTCGTGCCGATCGTGAGCATGATCGGAGTTGCGCGGGACGGTAGGGTCACGGTGCAGGACCGATCCGCAGCGCAGGTCCTCCGACGCCGCACATACGCCCACCACCCGGCAGCCAGGCCGACGAGGGAAAGCGCCGTCAGGGCCCAGCGCAGAGGCATCAGCGCGGCGAAGGTGCTCGACAGGCCCGCCCCCACGCCCAGCGCCGCCAGCGCGAGCGGCAAGACGCAGCAGGATGCGGCGGCTAGGACCGCGCCGAAGCTCGCCAGCGCACCCAGGGCGGATAGCCCCGCGTCGGCGCGGCGTGGCGATGCGGAAGCGGCCAGGGTTTCGTGCGGCAAAATCCTTTTATTCATCAGTCGTCTCCGGCGGAATAACCCCCTAATGCCTCCTGTAGCGGCTACAGGAGCAAGCGAATTATGAGGGATGAGAAAGGCCTAGCTATCGGCGAGTTGTCGCGCCGAACCGGCGTGAACATCGAGACGATCCGCTATTTCGAGCGCGTCGGCATTGTGGCGACCCCACCCCGCACGAGCGGGGGCCGGCGAGTAGGCGTCACCTCAAGCTTTGTACGCTGAACAACGATTTTCCGGACATAATGTGAACATTGGTGTCAGGCAGCGGCGCGAAGGTACTGGTAGAGGGTTTCGCGGCTGATGCCCATGTCGCGCGCGATGGTCGCCTTG is a window from the Sphingobium yanoikuyae genome containing:
- a CDS encoding ArsR/SmtB family transcription factor is translated as MSPELLEEKAGEAEAFLRSLASRHRLMILCSLLGGELSVTDLGERLGLTQSNLSRHLATLRDEGLVGTRREKTTIFYRITSERVLPILTELYALFCAGDEAESRES
- a CDS encoding mercuric transporter MerT family protein codes for the protein MNKRILPHETLAASASPRRADAGLSALGALASFGAVLAAASCCVLPLALAALGVGAGLSSTFAALMPLRWALTALSLVGLAAGWWAYVRRRRTCAADRSCTVTLPSRATPIMLTIGTTLTLTALIWDRIEAPLIKALS
- a CDS encoding multicopper oxidase family protein encodes the protein MLDRRSLLAGGAALFATTACSRSTPGLGGGGANPLPMPPLLDARPGRSFALRVQSGTTSFYPGRPSDTLGYNGSYLGPTIRVRRGDDVAAVVTNGLNADTTVHWHGLLIPGELDGGPHQIIAPGATWRPTLPIRQPAATLLYHSHVHGLTAEQVYSGLAGALLVTDDEEQGLGLPSEYGVDDLPLLIQDRQFENGRLVMPGGMMVAMQGRRGDTILVNGAVNPLAAVPNRLVRLRLVNASNARIYELSFSDRRSFHWIGTEGGLLEHAVALEAITLAPGQRAELLVDFTDGRSASLVTAADTNSSMMGGMGMMGRGARRTDAAAPATVLRFEPRPLGQARASGVVPTLLASRTGPDASKAVRRRRLSLNMGMGGMMGSGSGGGGLTINGKPFDMNRIDETVKLGSTEIWEVSGEMMRHPIHIHGVHFDVLTRGGGQPDVLDQGPRDTVLVKEPVELLIRFDQPAKSAPFMYHCHILEHEDNGMMGQFSVA
- a CDS encoding DsrE family protein, with the translated sequence MQRLPSNRRARLPKRAFATFLLAATMLTGGTSLAAQDNLVYPVIPGFGGIVAVPSAAERPDPKLRYRVLFNVTKAASSPDKVNPSLEKVARFVNLLGADKVHPAGDIAVIIHGPATPLVLQNAPYAARMKVAANPNAALIAALQKAGVSIRVCSQAMVGNEIMPNQVASGVEIDDSALTTLANLQIRGYALIPD
- a CDS encoding GDCCVxC domain-containing (seleno)protein produces the protein MQLTSTLTCPECGGVATETMPTNACQFFYDCRHCAAVLRPLAGDCCVFCSFGDVPCPPIQEAKANGTVAGCCG